A DNA window from Mus caroli chromosome 8, CAROLI_EIJ_v1.1, whole genome shotgun sequence contains the following coding sequences:
- the Ccsap gene encoding centriole, cilia and spindle-associated protein, translating into MSPGSGVKSEYMKRYREPRWDEYAPCYRELLRYRLGRRLLEQAHAPWLWDAWGPDSPSDSSASPSPAPRGALGETSAPSAREEEQPVGERGAELRDAEEQDTVLPAPPKKDTEEKPEEHKTKETDGAPSGPGPRQQPSALCARGSKKATRSPQRSTSKIKENKHPFALYGWGERQMDMGSQKTHNVCASASVHEIHESALRAKNRRQVEKRKLAAQRQRAHSVDVEKNQRVKPASAENPWLTEYMRCYSARA; encoded by the exons ATGTCCCCGGGCAGCGGGGTGAAGAGCGAGTATATGAAGCGCTATCGGGAGCCGCGGTGGGACGAATACGCGCCGTGCTACCGCGAGCTGCTGCGCTACCGCCTGGGCCGCCGGCTACTGGAGCAAGCGCACGCGCCCTGGCTCTGGGACGCCTGGGGCCCGGACAGCCCCTCGGACAGCTCGGCTTCACCCAGTCCGGCCCCCAGGGGCGCGTTAGGGGAGACCTCGGCGCCCTCCGCGCGGGAGGAGGAGCAGCCGGTGGGGGAGCGCGGCGCGGAGCTGCGGGACGCGGAGGAGCAGGACACAGTGCTACCAG caCCACcaaaaaaggacacagaagagaaACCTGAAGAACACAAGACAAAAGAGACTGATGGGGCACCCAGTGGCCCTGGACCGCGACAACAGCCTAGTGCCTTATGTGCCAGAGGAAGTAAGAAAGCCACCAGAAGCCCACAGAGATCAACGAGCAAGATAAAAGAGAACAAGCACCCGTTTGCTCTTTATggctggggagagagacagatggacatgGGAAGCCAGAAGACACACAACGTCTGTGCGTCAGCCTCTGTGCACGAG ATTCATGAATCAGCACTTCGAGCCAAGAATAGAAGACAGGTGGAGAAAAGGAAGCTGGCTGCTCAGAGGCAGCGGGCTCACTCGGTGGATGTGGAAAAGAACCAGAGGGTAAAGCCAGCGTCTGCCGAGAACCCATGGCTGACAGAGTATATGCGGTGCTACTCAGCGAGGGCGTAG